The sequence ACTATTAGGCGGGAGTCAAAAAAGATATCCACAGATATCTTTATGGCACAAAAGATCTAGATttatctataaaaaaatcaaaatataaccATAGTGGGATATCCAGATTCTGGTAATATAATTGATCCCTATAACGTCAGCTCTCAAACTGATTTCATGGTAATATAGCTATATCATAGGAGTCATCAAAATAGATTCCAGTAGCTACTTTCAtctatcattctgaaacatcacatacatgtgtatggcttcgcagaatgatcaatCACATAAAAGttatgtggtattggttccattgaatcaccaATGATTATCTATGAAAGATAATTACGCATGCATCGAATGCTaacatgttacataaagagTGATATCACCAAACATATTACTtctaaattgttctatccttATAATGGATAGATAGAAATATTGCAAACTAAATTATATGATAATCTCGCTGATTTATTCtctaagtccttaccaactttcaCATTCTAAAATGTATTCGTAGAAATTGTATGCGGCGACTacgagatttgcaaggttcGGGGGGAGTTGATTCAtaaataataacatgttcatattatattgcactattttactttataagttttttctatacagtttctcatataaggttttcaATGAGACAATATCTTTcttattcctcctattttcttaagtgATTTTTCGAAGatttttaatatgatccatagattataattattgttctctaaattCACCAATGAGCTTTTCCTATCTAGGTTTCTCAAATAATTTTACAATGAGATAATATCTTCACAAGAACATATGTCATATCTCCTATTTTTTCCTCCGAAGTTTTTAAAGGAGGTATCAAAGACACATCTATTATTCTCTAAACTCGTTTataggttttttttctttttaagattttctcatatgagtttacgacgaggcaataaccaatatatgtcatatcattttctttttatatttttctattagaTTTTAAAGGATTTTTAATGACATAttaatatactatttttttctcagaggattttagaggaatttTCAATAAAAAGTTTAAATTATAGATAACTGATCAAGAGAGAGTGTTAGAATTTAATTACAGTTTGTGATCAATTAAcaaatatctcttcatcatgtATGTTTATATATGAACTATTCATTAAATAAATACAAGAATTTTATTTTCTGTACATTGTAATCCTACTCGCAATCGAAACTAATCGACTCGCATCCATGTCGCTCGACAGCCGATTAACAGCGTGCTCATCCGGCTAATCACCAAGGCGGCCAGGAGAAAATTGGAATAAAGGAGAACTGCGGTGCGCGGCGCCGCGCAGGGTACAGCCGTGGTGCGCGTGCACGAGGTGGTGTGCGCGAACGCTAAAGCCGACGTGGCGGAGAAGGGGGAGGGATCGTTTCCGCGTTTGCTGTTTGCGGGCGTTCAGCGAGGTCGCGGGTATGTCGGCCAGGTGGGGCCCGCCTCACCTTCGCGCGAACCTCTGTCCCGTCCCGCGCTCCGGTCCGAGGGTGGGTTGCAGTTAGCACGACAGCTCCGACGCCACGTGTGCGGGGCGGTCCCCACCCTTTTTTTTCGTCTTCTTTTGGCTTCCTTCCGGTTCGGATCGTGCCTTACGCACATGTGCGTGCGTGTGCGCGTGCGGTGCAAGAGCGGAGTGTGTGTCGTTGTGCATGCTCGTCGGGATTCTTATAGAACCCTGCAAGAGTTGAACCGTTTGTTATGTACTCCGAATAATAACAAAATAAATTCGAGGCAAACCTCAAAAAATAATTAGGAAAAATATCCAGGTGACACATAAAATATGAGACATAGAGTTAGCCGAAGCTGCCAATCCAAGTGCCATGACGCCGTTGTTCCGTTGCTACATACGTACAGTATGCCACAAGCTTCCGCCGCTATCGGAGAAACAACCCGTTCATGCTCTCCACGTGTCACCACGTGCCTCCTCCCTCGcaactagggatgaaaacggacgggataaaTTCCGTTCCGTTCCGatccgttttctatattttctcttCCGTTTTCGATTCTATTTTCGAGAggaaatgtgaaaatgaaaacggttataGGGTTTTTCAGACCGTTTtcagattttttgtttttaatctagattttctcgtttttctaattgagatcaaacttcacaaatcacaatgtagCCCACATGCCAAGCCCGGCCGGTCAATCCAAACATAACCCCTATCCCAAAGTTCAACCAGATCCCAGTGGTCCAGTCTCAGTCGGCTGCTGACCTTCTGATATTGTTCACCTCCAATCCCAGTCTTTGCGTGATTGTATGTTAcgtcgagtactcgagttacgacATGGTAGCTGTTTTTTAGTTGATACTTATGTCATTACGTGGTTCATCtatgtatgatataaattacttttattggtatgaattaattatgtgttgtATCGATgtttgaaattattattttacaaatcggtgttctcattttaaattatcggttcctAACTGATACCCGCTTATTTATGTttggattggttcgtttttgatATCCCGATATTCTTGAGTTTATACCTACTTCTAATTTTTTCGTTTTCGATTCTGTTTTcaagagaaaatataaaaatgaaaacggttaggaAGTTTTTCCGATCGTTTccgttcgttttcatccctactcgCAACACGTGTTCTGCCTCCTCTATAAATATCCGCCCGCGCTGCGAATTACGGCCACCTGCCCACCTCGACACCTCTCTCCTCACTCGTTTTATGTGCCCACTCCCATTCTTCGACGGTTACCAGCTTCACCGCCAATGCCGCCGCCGCTTCAAAACCAGCCCAAGGGCCGCCGCCTTCTCTCCTTCCCGGCAGTGTACCCGTGCGAGGGCATCGCGCCTGGGCCGCTGctcgcctccctcctctccctcgcGGCCGACATGGCGAGCCGAGGGGCCGGTGACGCCGGCTCCTTCCCCGTGCTCCGCCGCAGCGTGCGGCAGGCCGTGCGAATCGCGGGGTTACTGCTCGCCTTCCTCGAGGAGATCCAGGACGCGACGATTACGGCGACGGATTTGCCGTCATCGGCGGTGCTGGGGCTCACGGAGCTGCACGTGGCCATGCAGAAGCTGCGGTTCCTCCTCACTGACTGTGCGCGGCGGGGCGCGCGGCTTTGGGTGCTAGTGAACGCCGGGCTGGCTGCGTCTGAGCTCCGGGGGGTCCTGGGGTCTGTCGCAACCGCCATGGACGTGCTGCCAAGGGGCGTCGTGGACGTGTCCGTGGAGGCCGGGGATCTCGCGCGGCTGGTGTCGGAGCAAGCGTGGCGCATGGTGGTGCGGCCGGACGCCGGCGACGAGCGCACGGCGCGGAGCGTGCGGTCTATAATGGAGCAGTTCAAGAGCGGCATCTCGCCGGACGCCGAGGACGCCAGGCGGTTGCTCAACTGCATCGGGGTTAGGAGCTGGTTGGAGTGCTCGGAGGAGATCGCCTTCTTGGAAGATGAGTTGCGCATGCGTTTGGACGGCGCTGTCGACGACCGCAGCAACGACGTGGTACTCATCAACAGCCTAACGGCGTTTTTAGTGTACTGCCGCGTCGTGCTGTTCGATCACATCGACAGGAATCCGAAGGGGGATGCAGCGTCGGCGGCTGCGCTGCCGGCGAGGTGTCCGGACTGGATCAGACCGGACGCGCTGCAGTGCCCGATCACGCTGGATCTCATGACTGATCCTGTGACCGTGTCCACCGGCCAGACGTACGACCGCGCGTCCATCACCCAGTGGTTCAAGGCCGGGTGCCGCACGTGCCCGGTCACCGGCGAGAGGCTCCGAACCGCCGAAGTCGTCCCGAACGCCGCGCTCCGCGGGATCATCGAGAGAATGCTGCTCAGCAACGGCGTCTCGCTTCCGGACACGAGCTCCGGGCACCGTCACGGGGCCCTCGGCAACACAGCGGTGCCATTCGggccggccgccgccggcgccgcccgtCTCGCCGTCGCCTACATCGTCGCCCAGCTGTCGACGGGGTCGACGGCGGAGAGGCGAAAGGCGACGTGCGAGGCCCGCAAGCTCTGCAAGCACAACGTGTTCTACCGTGCGCGCCTCGTCGAGGCCAACGCCGTGCCGTGGCTGCTGTGCCTCCTGTCCTCCACGGACGCGTCCGTGCAGGACAATGCCGTGGCGTCCCTCCTGAACCTCTCGAAGCACCCGTGGGGCCGGACAGCGCTCTTCGAGGCCGGCGGCGTGGGCCTCGTCGTCGACGTTATCAACGTCGGTGCCAGGGCCGAGGCGCAGCAGAACGCGGCGGCCATCCTGTTCTACCTCTCGTCGAACCCCGAGCGTGCCGAGGAGATCGGCCGCATCCCGGAGGCCATCCCGACGCTGGTGCAACTCATCCGTGACGGCGCAGCCCGCGGCCGCAAGAACGCCATGCTCAGCCTCTACGGCCTGCTTCAGTGCGCGGGTAACCACGGCAAGGCCGTCGGCGCTGGCGCCGTTGCGGCTCTCTCCGCCCTGCTGTCCACCACCCAAGACGACCTCGCCAGCGACGCCATCGCGCTACTGGCGAGGCTAGCGGAACAACTGGTGGGCGCGCTGGCCGTGCTGGCGCGGCCGGACCTTGTCGCCCGCGTCGCGGAGGCTCTCGCTGCGTCGGGGTCCCGGTCGGGGAAGGACCACTGCgtggcgctgctggtctcgctGTGCCGGCACGGCGGGGACAAGGTGGTGGCTCTGCTGGGCAGGATGCCGGGGCTGATGGCGTCGCTGTACTCTCTCGTCGCGGACGGCAGCCCGCAGACATGCAAGAGGTCGAGGGCGCTGCTGAACCTGATCCACCGGCACTATGAGATGGGCCAGCCTGCGGCGCCGGCGTCGGAGGCCGGCGAGCGTGTCGTTCGCGTGCTATAGCTGCAATGCGTCATGTGAGACCATTTTTGTTTCAGTTTCAGCTCGTGTTTTAGAGGACCTGGGAACGAATtagcttccttttttttcctgcgATTGCTGTAGAGATAGAGATACACACTTGAAAGTATATAGAAATCTGCTGTGAGCTTTTTCTGATAGGTAGTTGCAGTAGCTGTTTAGAAGTTGTTGCTGTACCTGTACATACCAGTGGCAAGTTGCCTTGTGTTAAATTATGAACAGCTACGATGCAAATTGGATTTTTGATGCTAAAAAGATCTAAGAAAAAAAGCTTCTCGCTGAGAAAAAAAAGCATCATACTCCCTCCGATATGGAGTATAAGTACATTACGATATTGTCACGGGCTCTAAGACTTTCAATatctataaaatatattattttattattatataaCTGTCAATatctataaaatatattataaaagtatttttataataaatctaATAGCAGcaatctatatattttttaaagatattGATAGCCAAAGCTAAAGAGTTTGACCAATAGCAATTATAAATAAACTTATATTTACATTTTTACAGTATTACTGATATTTAACATATGGGGTTGTGTCTCGTGCCAACTTGAAATGCTAGCGGTCGATGTGATTGGTATAGGTCATATTCGTGCGTTTTCAGCTTGGAGAGGCAAGCAACAGTTTCCATGGTTCGTACGGTAACGACACCAGTATTACTCTGTCCGTAGCAGCGACGATGGCTACAGAAGTGTTTTACTAGTGGTAATTAAATCCCTTAAGTTTAACAGCTCTCGCAAAGCCCGTCTAGCTCAGTCGGTAGAGCGCAAGGctcttaaccttgtggtcgtgggttcgagcCCCACGGTGGGCGGTTGGGTTTTTTATGctagctgttttttttttagcatttgCTCATTCCCTTCAGATATTTTTTTGTTCTACCCTATTGCAGTATCGCCAACGACGCATTCTGCACTGCAATGGACTAGAGCCCTAGTCCACATCACCGAAACGATTCCTCAGACTAATCATACGTCCAGCTTCTGCGATCAACAGCGTTGACATGTCAAGTGCACGTACGTGTTACGACGTAATTGCGGCACAGCTCAAGTCGGCAACAACGAATCCATCACTTAGACACCAGACTCGTACTCTCGCCTGAGTTGTCCCCGGCCTGACGCACAAGCGGTGGATCCGGAAAGCCACGGTGGACCCTTCAACAAAAGCCTTAAAATTATAATGTGGATCCAGCCTTAAGAAAGCCTCCTGCTCTGGATGCTGTTGGGAGCTTGCAAAGCACCCCTTCAAATTTTTTAGTATAGAGGCGgaaaaagagtagtagaagaaaagaagaaaaataaagaggAAGATTTTAAGTCACGTACAATGCGTATATGTGACTAGGCGTTTATGGAAGGTTGCTAATTTTTCATGCCACCATGGAGCTTGGCATCAGCGTTTATATGTGCGTCGCTGCTCGCAAAGGCGTCGGCCCTTGGAGTCGTTTGATCATGAAAAATGACGGTTTAAGTGCAGAGATTAGTGTGAAAAATTAGCAATTTGCATTATAGGTTCAGACTCTTATACAAATGTTTCTTTATCATCTCTCGTTAAGCCTCTATCTAAACACCTTTGCGTTGTACATACCCTTAGGATCCTCTGAAGCATGCCCTCCTCTTTGATTTGTCTCTCTCCTAGTCACTGATAGATCAAATAGCGGTCAATTTAATTACCGATTGAACTGTCTGCCACTGCTGCGTAGATCTGCTTGCATTCAGACCCGACGTGTCTGCTCTGGTGCACCAGTAGCGGGTCACGTGAAGCGCACCATTTGTGTTAGTTgattaattaaattaattaatctGGGTTAGTGCTGTTGATTAACCTAGCATTAATTATGTTGCGTGAGATCTCGCGTCGGAGTCGGAGCATGCAGGAGTCCTGATGCACGGTCTCGTGACCGCGTCACGGGCGACATGGTTAAAAAATTGTTTGGACGGTGGCCTCTTGCGTTAAAGAATTGGACCGGAATTAAACTCACAAATTGGCCTGTTGCTTGATCCGAGGTTGCTAGCTATCCATTTGAAAACAACACAAGTGTAAGTTTCTTAGAGCGGCCACTGTGTTGGAAAAAACCGATGCTTGAAGAAGAGATGAAGCACTGATGCCCACACGCTGCAGAGAGCGATGCCTCGAAGAAAAATGTTACAATTAGAGCCTCTACTTGCATGGATGCCACAACGTAGAAAATTGATTTTCGTCTTCTCCTCCACTGCACGCCCCTGCTTGGACTTGGGCTGTCCATAGAAGGTGGTGGCCTCAGGCTTGATCCATGGCGAGGTCCATGTGGCACAAGAGATGCGCAAACCCGAATGATGGCGTCCTGTGTAGCATGCGCTCCGACAGTCACGTCTCTACCTGCACGAAGCTCAGTGGGCAGCTGTGGGATGAGGCAGTCCGGGAGGTTGGTGGTGAAGCCGGCGCTGGAGAGGAGGATAGCATGGTGTCGTGCTTCATCTCGGCACTGTCGGGTTTGTTTATTTGGGGCTTGAGAAGGTGGCCACGAAGAGGATTGGAGGGCGACGGATTCGGGCGATCTACAAGAGCGACGACTGTTGATTTTATAAAGTTGATTATGTAAATAATTATTTACAGTAGAGCTATCTGATTATCAAATGTGTGTCTCGAAGAATAAGACACGATATTATACAGGTTTAAGTCTTCTTTAAGATAATAGTCATATGccatattttgtttttattattcttaaaaaaagataattataataTAGATATGTCTAGATCTTATCTTAATGAACTGATCGACTTTTCTCGTATTCTAAATCCTGAAGCATTTGTTGGATGAATCTCATCACGGTATGACTCTATTGTAGATCTTAATAGTTTGTTTCTACTCCTGTTGAGGGAGTGGTACCATATTGACCCCCATTTTGTTGACTTCGGCCACATTAGCCAATCTCCAAAGGCAAAGTAGCAAGGCTAATGTTGCTACAGAAATGTTTTCATTATGTTTTACAGGGATTAAGCCGAAGGGCGCACGACAAAGGACTAGAGGTTCGAGGACGAAGGGAGCATATGAAGAAAGGAACACTAAAGAGCGAAAGCGATAGCGAAGCCCAAATGCGAGGCGAAGGCCGAAGCCCAGGCGAAGAACGAAAATCGAAGCCCGGAGGATGAAGGGATGCAATGAAAAGATCTTCGACAAGAGAACAAAGACGTACCCTAAGAGAAACCTACGAGTTAACAAGAATCTGGCAAGAAGATACCCAAAAGGAATTCGCTAGCAGCCCCGAAGGGAGATCTGACGTGGGTCTTTAGGGACACATGTCAAACTCAGTTAGGCTAGGGCTTAGCAAATGTACATTGTCTATAATACCCTAAGAATATTCCAAGATATTCCTAATATCAAGTAGAATATTCCTGTAGATAAGGGTCATAAATGTAATAGTAATTGGGGTAGTTGAGGTAtgactataaatactcccacctAACTAATGTAATATCAAGAAACAGTTATTACACCCACTATTATGAGTCTAATGTTCACTGTGTTGCGATCAAAATCTCAACAtttggcgccgtccgtggggatcgaacccagGACTACATGGTGATCCATCATGCCGCTGAAGACTAGGAAGGGAACAACGCAGGAAGCTGAGAATTACGAAGGGGGTTCAACCACGCCTTAGTAGCAAGAAGAAGCTACGACGATCGAAGGGGACGGAGCCTCGTGCGAGGCCCCTAGAGTCGAGGCACCTGTAGTCAACAGAATTAGAGAAAGCAGAACTGGAACATCTGAGGCAATTGCACTAGGCACTCGGGAGGATCGAGTGATCACGCCGGATGTTCTAGAGGATCGTGTGATCACACCGAACGTCCAAGGGGGCCGCAGAGCTGGAGCTCATGAAGTCACCAATGCACAATACAGACGCCAATTGGAGGAAGTTAACAAGCATATTCAGGAGCTACACGAAGAGCTTAGGTCCCTTCGCCAGTCCACATCCTCTCAGCAAGGGCCTTCGAGGGGACCCAGTGAAAGCAGGGACCTAGAGGTGGCTCACCGGTGAGGATTAGAGGAGCCTCTCCGCCTGCAGGTGATAGAACAAACCTCTCTGTTGTCTTCGGGCATGCAAACGCGGTCGTGGCCCTTGGGGTTCAAGATGTCGTGACTGAACCTATACAATGGCGAAACTAACCAAAGAGAGTTTGTGATGAGCTTTGAAATCGGGGTGGAATCCACAGGGGAGATGACTTAACCATCACTAAGATGCAAATATCAACTTGCATTATGAGAATTGACcacctagaatccaccatgtaTCTTAGTGTCAGTGTGACAAACTAATATACAGGCAAGTGACAAAGTGATGAAGACAGATGGCCCCTTCCTATGAAAACAATGCACTGCATAAAAGATACATTTCTTCACTGTCACTATTTTGTTTGGGCATTTAACCAAACAACTGCAAGGTGTCTATACCCAGCCCCATCATTCATCAAGCAATGAGTTGCATCATATGACATTTTAAAACAAACTGGGAGGTCTGATCACCTTGCATTCTTTTTTTTCAGCTGAATGTCGTAGGCGGTGCCCAGCCTCTCGTCAACCAGCCCGCACACATCGCACGAGGTGCTAGCCCTGAGCGGTGACTTGAGGACAGTGGACAGGAGGCGGCCCTCCTCAGCGCAGAAGGCCTCCATGCCAGTGAGGAGGTCGAGGAGTAGGACGCCGAAGCTGTACATGTCACTCTTCTTGGTGACGACGCCGGAGCGGATGTAGTGCAGGTCGATGTAGCCAAGGGACCGAGCATGTTGTGTGCGGACGATCGCGGCTAGACAGTTCCAGAGAACCCCATCTGTGCCAACATGAAATCACAAAGCTTGGCGGACATTGACGCGTCCAGGAGCACATTTGAGGCCTTCATATCCTCGTGCACCACCTGCAGCTCGCACCAGTCGTGCAGGTACTCGAGTGCCCGTGCCACCTACAATGCCACTGACACCCGTTACGCCCACGACATCGTCCTCACAGCCTTGCCCCCGCCGTAGAGCCGCATGTGCAGGTTCCCGTTCGCCGTGAACTCCAGCACCAACACACCTTCCTCTGCATCGAGCAAAACCACAACCTTTCAGCATGACACACACCATTACAATCTGCTTGCCCAGATGCCGGAGGCAAATGCGAGAAAGCAGAATAGAGCAGAGCACCCACCTTGTTGGTCGCAGAAGGCGAGAAGGCGGACGATGTGCGGGTGGCGAACGCAGAGGAGCGCGTCAAGCTCCTGCTAGAACAAGCGATGGAGGCACTCACTGGTGCGATGGACCTTGATGGCGGCAAGCACGCCGGAGAGGCGCGTGAGGTACATGGTGCCATTGTGCAGAATGCCCTCTGGATCCAGCGGTTTAATGGAGGAGCTCGCAGATCTGGATGGAGATGTTGGatagtgagggagagagagagagagagagagagagagagagagagagagagagagagagagagagagagagaggagaaaagtGGAGGCTGGGGAGATTAGATCGTAACGGGGCGCGTGAGAGAGATGAGGGAGCCAGAAGAGAAGGGGAATAGTGTCAATGGCGTGTGCGGGTGAGGGCGAGGAAGCGGCACATCGAACGGCGCACGGAGGTGTGTGGGTGCGGTGATGGGGATGGCAGCCTGCACGGGGAAGGGGAGCTTCTAGGGGCGGTGACGGAGGGTAGGCGGCGGGGACGAAGGAGGGGGTGGGGGCGCGGGCAGCAGAAGGGGAGTAGACGAGGATGAGAGAGGAGGGGGGGAGGTAGTTCGGGAGACGAGAGAAACAACGGGAGCATGTGTGCGGTCGGATGGAGATGCTTCGTGCGGGCGAGCGGGCGCGATCGGACGGTGATACTGTGTCCGGCCGTCTGACTGTGGCTGACGATACATGGATTACACTTTTTTAAATAGGAGAGAAGATAGTCAAACTTTTTTTTAGGGTAGACCCTTGGACGTGGCGTCTTTCCCTGATACCCTCATCCCTACCCTCAGCTCTTCGACAGCCAGCTTCGCGTTGAGTGGCTGCTCGACGCTCATCGATCACACCGCCAATGGCACCCCGGCACTAATGCTCTCCAGCACCGAGTTCCACCCGCATGGCTGAGAAATCCCTTCACGTAGGCGTGCTGAAGAATCGCGCATTGGTCCACCCACTCGCGCACCACCATGCCTCTGCCTTGGACGCGCTCCTCGAAACCTGTGTCGAGATCGACGTCCACGACCTCACCGCCCATAGGAAGTCCAACCCCCAGCTCGGTCCAGCCCCTCTGCCACCTCCCTCAACTCAGTGTCTGGGACTGCCACAAGTGTGCCGAGCGCGACGTAAAGCATGGCTTGGCCCGCAGCAGCCTTCGCATCCAGCCACTGCATCCAAGAGGTTTGATGCCGTCCCATTGCATTTCTGTTGACCGGGCTATGCAGAGCGGTCCCACGGGCCAAGCCCTCGGCCCAACGTACCGATTCCAGTGCTGGATGTAGCGGCCCTCCATGGCGTCGGAGTTCACAATCAGGCCATGGCTGTCGGCTATGGCTTTCCCGAGGTTGGCGGCCATCTCGCGAATTGGCCATGTCGGCGTCGGGTGGTTGAACGTGACTGGGATGTCGGCGAGCGCGAGTTGGACGTGCGGGAACTCCGGCACGGTGAACACGGCATTCGGGGCGCCACCGCTGAGCACGGCGGCCGAGTTCTCGCGCAAGCACACCTCCCGGATGACGTGCACGAACATGTTGGCGCCGAAGAACGCCAACGTCAACGTCCGGACGCCGAGCGCGGCCGCGGACGCGTGCGCCCCGTACAAGAGCGCGTCGGCCACGACAGCGCTGGCCGGGGGCCGCACGGCGGCGAGCGCCTCCTCGAACCGGTGCCGCAGCAGCGACAC is a genomic window of Phragmites australis chromosome 17, lpPhrAust1.1, whole genome shotgun sequence containing:
- the LOC133897494 gene encoding U-box domain-containing protein 19-like; translation: MPPPLQNQPKGRRLLSFPAVYPCEGIAPGPLLASLLSLAADMASRGAGDAGSFPVLRRSVRQAVRIAGLLLAFLEEIQDATITATDLPSSAVLGLTELHVAMQKLRFLLTDCARRGARLWVLVNAGLAASELRGVLGSVATAMDVLPRGVVDVSVEAGDLARLVSEQAWRMVVRPDAGDERTARSVRSIMEQFKSGISPDAEDARRLLNCIGVRSWLECSEEIAFLEDELRMRLDGAVDDRSNDVVLINSLTAFLVYCRVVLFDHIDRNPKGDAASAAALPARCPDWIRPDALQCPITLDLMTDPVTVSTGQTYDRASITQWFKAGCRTCPVTGERLRTAEVVPNAALRGIIERMLLSNGVSLPDTSSGHRHGALGNTAVPFGPAAAGAARLAVAYIVAQLSTGSTAERRKATCEARKLCKHNVFYRARLVEANAVPWLLCLLSSTDASVQDNAVASLLNLSKHPWGRTALFEAGGVGLVVDVINVGARAEAQQNAAAILFYLSSNPERAEEIGRIPEAIPTLVQLIRDGAARGRKNAMLSLYGLLQCAGNHGKAVGAGAVAALSALLSTTQDDLASDAIALLARLAEQLVGALAVLARPDLVARVAEALAASGSRSGKDHCVALLVSLCRHGGDKVVALLGRMPGLMASLYSLVADGSPQTCKRSRALLNLIHRHYEMGQPAAPASEAGERVVRVL